DNA sequence from the Vibrio ishigakensis genome:
TCAAGGGCTGTGATATCAATAAATTCTTTACCAAGTCGTAGCGAGTCGGTGCCCTTTGCTGTGACTCGATACTTACCTTCAGCCAAAATAGTTTGTACACAGGTTCTATTGAATGAGCGCGGTGCGATATGAGTAAACGGTTTTTCTCCTTCACTTTTACGCTCGGTAGGGTGTTGGGCCACTACTTGCTTTGTTTTTTCGGTCACATCCAGCGCTTGATAGTCGTGCATTTGGATAACGTGATCGGCGTGATCAAAGTAGTCGCCTGAACCGCCCATGACAATGATGCTGCTCACTCCAGCCGAGGTTTTTAGCTCAGAGATGCGATCTACAAGTGGCGTGATAGGTTCATCAGATTTATTTACCAGCGCCTGCATACGCTCATCACGAATCATAAAGTTGGTTGCTGAGGTATCTTCATCAATTAATAACGCTGATGCCCCTGCTTCCAGCGACTCCTGTAGCCATGCGGCTTGAGAGGTGGAGCCTGAGGCATCTTGAGTAGAGAAGTCAGTAGTAGAGCGTCCCATCGGCAGGTGCGAAATAAAGTTATCGATATTCAGGCTATGGATACAGCGGCCATCTTCGGCTCGGATCTTCATGCTCATAGGATCAGTAACGCAGTATTCACGGCCATCACCCGGGATATGGTCGTAGATAGCAAGTTCTACTGCGTTTAGCAGGGTAGATTTGCCGTGAAAGCCACCACCGACTATTAGGGTAATGCCTTTCTTAATGCCAAGACCTGACACGTCACCTCGGTTTGGTGTGTTTAGGGTAACCGTCATTGACTCAGGCGCTTCAAACGGCACAGCATCTTTCATCGGCAGCTCACTGTTACCCGCAAGTCGAGGCAGGATAGCGCCGTTGGCAACAAAGCTGATAAGACCGTTTTGTTCAAGCTGAGAGCGAAGAGCGTCTTGGTCTTCGATTACCTCACAATGCTCGGTGAAATCCTGCTGTGGCAGTTCGCGCCATAGGGTGGCTTTGCGGATGGATTTTGGCAGATAGAAGGTAAGCAAGTTGATTGCCTTCTTGCCCAGCACAGAGCGACCTTCTGCTGGCAGGTTTACACGAAACCTAAGCTCGATGCCTTGTTCAGTAAATAGCACTGCGGTGTTGTCGAGCACGATCTGAGCCGTTGTGGCGATAGAAACGTCGTTATCTTGCTTAGTAAACTGAGCCAAGCTGCGAGCAATGAAATCGCGCGCGGCAATCTGGTAGGGTGCTGATTTTTCTTTAAGAAAATCCAATCCAGTCACAGACCAAGGACGAACGACTCTCAGTCTTGATGGTGATGCATATGGGTCGCCTTGAACCTGATCGATATGGAGGGTGAAATCTTTAAAATCGTACTGGCCTTTGATTTGTTGATAGGCGCGGTAGTTTTGTTTTTCGATTTTCTTGAGTTTGGAAATCAGCAGATCCATACGAGACTCTTATGCGATTGAATGAAAAGATAAAAACCCAGCATTGGCTGGGTTGTTTAGTCATTAGACCCTAATAATACTGTTTTTTCAGCGAATTGCTGAATAAGTTTGTATGGAGAGGGCTTGCCTGCTCAGAGCTTGTTCAAATTCTTTGCTATCAATCGGTGATTGGTACTTTTCACCCTCGGCAAACGGAGTATTGAACTGCATCAACCACTGTTCCTGCTCCTGAGTTTCTATACCAGTTAAGACAGGATCCAGCTTTAATTTTTCGATGATCTGCATTAGTGAGTATAGAAAGGCTCTATCTTCAGAGCTGTGTTGCAGGTTGTAGGTAAAGCTCTTGTCTATCTTGATACGCTTGAACGGACTGTGTTTTAGGTAACTGAACGAGGCGTGGCCGTGGCCAAAATCACTCATGGTTAGAGTGATCCCCATCTTAGAAAGATCATCCAATGCAGAACTTAGCGCTGCCTCGTTGGCCACTAGGTTCTTTTCTGATATCTCTAGTTCTATTGCGTCTGTTGGAAGCTTGAACTGGTTGAGATTGGTTTGCAGTATCTCAGGAAGCAGTTTAGAGGCAAATTGACTGGCACTTAACTTGATTGCAATGCGGAAATCAGGATTGTGCTTGCGCCACTTCACTGCGGTTTCCATCGCCTTATGCACTAAAAACTGACACATGGCATCGGCAAGATCGGGCTGATCGCACATTTGATTGATAGAGAGCTCTGAGACTGAGCCCAGAATAGGGTGGTCCCAATGTACGCTGGTGGTTGCGCTCTCCCAAAGCCCGCTGTGCACAGATACCTGTGGCTGAAAATGCAGACTTAAGGTCTGGTCTCGCAACGACTCCATAAAGTAGCTTTCCATACGATTAAAGCGAGTTCCACTGTCGATGCTCGCTTCATCGAAGAACAAGATTCGTTTGCCTGACTCTTGCGCACTTTGCATTGCCTGTCTTGCTTGCACCGTCACGCCTAGATTACGCTGCCCCGCGTGGGGTTCGGTGACAGACACCCCAATATAGGCTTGAAGCCTAAGGCTGTTTTCGCCCACTTGGAACTCTTGTGAGGTGGTGTCTAACACCCTTTGAATGGTGGAATCATACTGGCTGTTAGAGATGGGGTTTACTAGTGTATAGGCGATATCTGAACTGTGGGGACGGGCGACGATCTGTTTGAAATGACCGAGACGCCCTAGCTTCTCTTTGAGCTGTTTGATGACATTATCTAGCGCCTCCGCGCCGAGCTCTGTTTGTATCCTCGCACCATTGCTTATGCCTACATAGAAGACCGCTATCTCTTGGTTGTATAGGTCGGTTTGGTTGATCAACCGGTTACTCTCAAGCTCCCAAGCTTTGGCGTTTAACAGACCACTGCCGATATCGTGGTATTGTTGATAGTGCACCTCTCGTTCAAGCTGTTTTCTTCTAGAGGCCTCTTGGTCTAACTGATAGCTAAGGCTTGCAAGCTCAACGGTACGGTTGTGGATACGAGACATCAGTGCCTCATTGTTGCGTTGTAACTTTTGATTCTGATAGATAACAGTAAGCTGCGCTTCTACAGAGTCTTTAAATACCGACAGCAGTTCTAATACTTGTGGCTTGAATTGATTAGGCTTCACATCGTGGATTGAAAGGGTGCCAAAAGGACTGCCATTAGGCCAATGAATAGGGATGCCGAGGTAAGCGCGAATACCTAGGTTTACCACTGGGCTTTTCTTGTGCCAATCCGAAGATTCCAGGGCATTCTTGATGCGGAAGACCTTGTCATTTTTTAGTACGGTTTCACAAAACTGCTCACCGTTTAATGGAAGTGCTGTACCGACACGATAGGGGTTGTTGGGATTATGGTTGACGCAATACACCTCTAGCTGGTTGGCCGACAACCGGTTGATCGAGGCGATGGGTACTCGAGCAAATTGGGCCAAGATCTCAAGCATATCCTGCCAAGAGCGGTAGGTCTTGTTCGGTATCTGCAGCTTTTGTGTATCAACCCTAGGCATATAATCATCCTGTCCTTGAATGCTTACACACGTATCGCCTTTTTAGTCCGAGTGTTTACCTAGACGATACGTGTTGTCCATCTTCTAAGGATAGTCGCCATGTGTGGAGGGGTACAAATTACGGGGTGAGTTTAGCTAACTCTTCGAGCGTAAACTCTTGTTCATAATCGACGCCAGCAAGCTCGAACCCGTTCAATTGCATGAACTCTTGTTTAAATCCTAGATAGTCTCCTAACTGCATAAAATTATCTGCAGTGAGGTTTGGCATGATCTCGCTGACGCGGGCCTGAACTTGCTCGCTAAGCTCAAAGTCGTCCACACGAATCAAACGCTCCCCATCGACAATTGCTTCAGGATATAGCTTGTCTTGATAGAGACGGATCATCTGTTCAATGGGCGTTTCATGAACGCCTAGCTCCTTCATGGCGCGATATAGAGAAATCACATAAGGGGCAAAGGTTGGAATAAATACGCTCGCTTTGGTCACCAGCGCTTTACATACCGCCGCATAGGCACTGCCACCAAAGGGAGCAAGCTTCAGATTAACCGCGTGGCTAGCTTGGTGCAGGTCAACCTTGGCGCGCCCCAGTGTACCTTGATGATAGATAGCGTGTGTGGACTCAGGGCCAATATATGAAAAGGCGATGCTTCTTGCATTGGATGCTATAGCATCGGCGTTGATTAAGGTATCGATCCACTCTTGCCAATCTTCGCCGCCCATGACTCTTCGGGTGGATTCGATCTCCTCGCTAGTTGCAGGTTCTAGGGTGTGTTCCACCCAACTGTCTGTCTCGAATTCGATA
Encoded proteins:
- a CDS encoding ABC-ATPase domain-containing protein produces the protein MDLLISKLKKIEKQNYRAYQQIKGQYDFKDFTLHIDQVQGDPYASPSRLRVVRPWSVTGLDFLKEKSAPYQIAARDFIARSLAQFTKQDNDVSIATTAQIVLDNTAVLFTEQGIELRFRVNLPAEGRSVLGKKAINLLTFYLPKSIRKATLWRELPQQDFTEHCEVIEDQDALRSQLEQNGLISFVANGAILPRLAGNSELPMKDAVPFEAPESMTVTLNTPNRGDVSGLGIKKGITLIVGGGFHGKSTLLNAVELAIYDHIPGDGREYCVTDPMSMKIRAEDGRCIHSLNIDNFISHLPMGRSTTDFSTQDASGSTSQAAWLQESLEAGASALLIDEDTSATNFMIRDERMQALVNKSDEPITPLVDRISELKTSAGVSSIIVMGGSGDYFDHADHVIQMHDYQALDVTEKTKQVVAQHPTERKSEGEKPFTHIAPRSFNRTCVQTILAEGKYRVTAKGTDSLRLGKEFIDITALEQLQTPNEINAIGWSLFQISQLPGWSKDLGQEIETIFKDANWHQSMPNNGDLAKPRKLDALATINRLRKAQFKPAR
- a CDS encoding sensor domain-containing diguanylate cyclase, which produces MPRVDTQKLQIPNKTYRSWQDMLEILAQFARVPIASINRLSANQLEVYCVNHNPNNPYRVGTALPLNGEQFCETVLKNDKVFRIKNALESSDWHKKSPVVNLGIRAYLGIPIHWPNGSPFGTLSIHDVKPNQFKPQVLELLSVFKDSVEAQLTVIYQNQKLQRNNEALMSRIHNRTVELASLSYQLDQEASRRKQLEREVHYQQYHDIGSGLLNAKAWELESNRLINQTDLYNQEIAVFYVGISNGARIQTELGAEALDNVIKQLKEKLGRLGHFKQIVARPHSSDIAYTLVNPISNSQYDSTIQRVLDTTSQEFQVGENSLRLQAYIGVSVTEPHAGQRNLGVTVQARQAMQSAQESGKRILFFDEASIDSGTRFNRMESYFMESLRDQTLSLHFQPQVSVHSGLWESATTSVHWDHPILGSVSELSINQMCDQPDLADAMCQFLVHKAMETAVKWRKHNPDFRIAIKLSASQFASKLLPEILQTNLNQFKLPTDAIELEISEKNLVANEAALSSALDDLSKMGITLTMSDFGHGHASFSYLKHSPFKRIKIDKSFTYNLQHSSEDRAFLYSLMQIIEKLKLDPVLTGIETQEQEQWLMQFNTPFAEGEKYQSPIDSKEFEQALSRQALSIQTYSAIR
- the fabV gene encoding enoyl-ACP reductase FabV, translated to MKIRPSIKGVVARSAHPAGCKQAILNQIEAVKTASNSTPKSDLPKRVLILGGSSGFGLASRIALSFGNAEADTISVSFERGPSEKGVGTAGWYNNIYFKELAEQQGRIATNIVGDAFSADIRARVLQAIQEQFDGKVDLIIYSLATGVRPKPDGELWRSAIKPIGESLHGASIEFETDSWVEHTLEPATSEEIESTRRVMGGEDWQEWIDTLINADAIASNARSIAFSYIGPESTHAIYHQGTLGRAKVDLHQASHAVNLKLAPFGGSAYAAVCKALVTKASVFIPTFAPYVISLYRAMKELGVHETPIEQMIRLYQDKLYPEAIVDGERLIRVDDFELSEQVQARVSEIMPNLTADNFMQLGDYLGFKQEFMQLNGFELAGVDYEQEFTLEELAKLTP